The Paramisgurnus dabryanus chromosome 6, PD_genome_1.1, whole genome shotgun sequence genome has a window encoding:
- the nyap2b gene encoding neuronal tyrosine-phosphorylated phosphoinositide-3-kinase adapter 2 gives MLSSKQEGSLTFFQYVEDCGLIVYKGLVTQNPDYVWNEKSRINFQEKNEKKRKQEDAIKRGEEVVTEGKHLRMGSMSMPAPAEQESQPTCNTGFAVRSQSLHSVGGGEPEGSPTSRKQPPPKPRRDPNTKLSISSEAVDLSPTTCGAMTLGDDSERCDGTQGCSEDCRKVPPPKPKRNPNTQLSTSFDESFIRNHCSKGSPTLPSSRNGQAPSPPQPQGPHQDSDLGEPIYIEMSGNAAREPVPHFEDDEPGEAVYEEMKYPTLDEYDSRWDLASCRSQCITPCPSEIDIYTPLSRCSTPRGVLLCDIPAPFPNLLSHRPPLLVFPPAPAQCSPNSDESPLTPLDVAKIPKLENAPYSKSPTSSSLETSGSASTAHARRAERELTATPTITVSGRSSAPPVPCAPYKSSSSSHGFQRSHSACPSPVSMGRSLTPLSLMRSPPLDGPFHAAGLPRSASATPHGKSSPPQDPVSGGRHHGSMQNVSVARSRTPTSPLDELTNLFTTGRNMLKKNTSSKKSKELGESETKGKSHSSESKREHKERSHHSKESKRDKDRKSHRRNSKDKEPNSIEALSRHDGKDSSYVNVEHLARRDSKDRGCSGPELPPRPENKDRGSSTEALPRRNSKDRGCSTTEPSHRRDSKDSKDRGCNTAEPVHRRDSKDRGCNTAEPVHRRDSKDRGCNTAEPVHRRDSKDRGCNTAAEPVHRRDSKDRGCNTAEPVHRRDSKDRGCNGSDHLPRQDSKELLKNGLHARRDSREKVCYGIELPPRYESKDVGRTGLESRRDSKNGGRHAVESGQDKEKNHGTEIRSKERTSNGNDALSRLECKDRGVLANEAFSRYEGKDRSNYSTESPKAHNRDTKSGSAVVSSIRSGRSSMSSMLGNSNSDLKTAPKTGRSFSTPSPKSTPQRQPPDVQKMHPLPWLYDDSTMLEMIERKQRLCREIRSHQRLPDRSPCKKESLPNVPSWPKTNGTKKHGPPPYPAQSTVFWDTAI, from the exons GGAAGGTTCTCTTACGTTTTTCCAGTATGTTGAAGACTGTGGACTAATAGTGTATAAAGGATTGGTCACACAGAACCCCGACTACGTGTGGAATGAGAAAAGCAGGATTAACTTTCAGGAGAAAAACGAGAAGAAGCGAAAGCAGGAAGACGCTATTAAAAG GGGGGAGGAGGTGGTCACAGAGGGTAAGCACCTGCGAATGGGCTCCATGAGCATGCCGGCCCCTGCGGAACAAGAGTCCCAGCCCACCTGCAACACCGGTTTTGCTGTTCGCTCCCAGTCCCTCCACTCAGTGGGAGGAGGGGAACCAGAGGGCAGCCCTACATCCCGCAAACAGCCCCCACCCAAACCCCGGCGCGACCCTAACACCAAGCTCAGCATCTCATCTGAAGCTGTGGACCTCAGTCCCACCACCTGTGGGGCGATGACTCTAGGTGATGACTCAGAGAGGTGTGATG GAACACAAGGCTGCAGTGAGGACTGCAGGAAAGTTCCCCCACCGAAGCCCAAGCGCAATCCCAACACGCAACTGAGCACTTCATTCGACGAGTCTTTCATCCGCAATCATTGTTCAAAAGGTTCACCCACCTTGCCATCCTCAAGAAATGGCCAGGCTCCATCTCCGCCCCAGCCGCAGGGCCCACACCAGGACTCAGACTTGGGTGAACCAATCTACATCGAAATGTCTGGGAATGCGGCCCGGGAACCGGTTCCTCATTTTGAGGATGACGAGCCAGGTGAGGCTGTTTATGAAGAGATGAAGTACCCAACCCTGGACGAGTACGATTCGCGCTGGGATCTGGCGAGCTGTCGCTCGCAATGTATCACGCCTTGCCCATCCGAGATCGATATCTACACTCCTCTAAGTCGCTGCAGCACACCGAGGGGTGTGTTGCTTTGTGATATTCCCGCCCCGTTTCCCAACCTTTTGAGTCACAGACCACCTTTACTGGTTTTCCCGCCAGCCCCCGCTCAGTGCTCGCCGAACTCGGACGAGTCCCCGCTTACGCCTCTAGACGTGGCAAAGATTCCCAAGTTAGAAAACGCTCCTTACAGCAAGTCACCAACTTCATCTTCTCTGGAAACTTCTGGTTCTGCCTCTACCGCGCACGCCAGGCGTGCTGAGAGGGAGCTAACAGCTACTCCTACAATAACGGTGTCTGGGCGATCCTCTGCACCCCCAGTGCCCTGCGCCCCCTACAAAAGTTCCTCCTCTTCACACGGCTTTCAGCGCAGCCACTCGGCATGCCCCTCACCTGTAAGCATGGGCCGCTCCCTGACGCCACTCAGCCTCATGCGGTCGCCACCTCTTGATGGGCCATTTCATGCAGCTGGCCTTCCTCGCAGCGCCTCTGCCACACCTCATGGAAAAAGTTCACCGCCTCAGGATCCGGTTTCGGGGGGACGTCACCACGGCTCTATGCAGAATGTCTCAGTGGCACGATCACGGACGCCCACCAGCCCACTGGATGAGCTCACCAACCTCTTCACCACTGGCAGGAACATGTTGAAAAAGAACACCAGCAGCAAAAAGAGCAAGGAACTGGGAGAGA GTGAAACCAAGGGAAAGAGCCACAGCTCCGAGTCCAAACGTGAGCACAAGGAGCGGAGCCATCACAGCAAAGAGTCGAAGCGAGACAAGGACCGCAAGTCACATCGGCGAAACAGCAAAGACAAAGAGCCGAATAGCATCGAAGCCTTATCTCGACATGACGGCAAAGACAGTAGTTATGTAAATGTTGAGCATTTGGCCAGAAGAGACAGCAAGGACAGGGGGTGTAGTGGTCCAGAACTTCCTCCCCGACCAGAGAACAAAGATCGAGGCAGTAGCACGGAGGCACTCCCTCGACGAAATAGCAAAGACAGAGGATGCAGCACTACAGAGCCTTCGCACAGGCGGGACAGTAAGGATAGTAAGGACAGAGGCTGCAACACTGCAGAGCCTGTGCACAGGCGGGACAGTAAGGACAGAGGTTGTAACACTGCAGAGCCTGTGCACAGACGGGACAGTAAGGACAGAGGTTGCAACACTGCAGAGCCTGTGCACAGACGGGACAGTAAGGACAGAGGTTGCAACACTGCAGCAGAGCCTGTGCACAGGCGGGACAGCAAGGACAGAGGCTGTAACACTGCAGAGCCTGTGCACCGACGGGACAGCAAGGATAGGGGCTGCAATGGTTCAGACCATTTGCCCAGACAAGACAGTAAAGAACTGCTAAAAAATGGTCTGCATGCCAGACGGGACAGCAGAGAGAAAGTTTGCTATGGAATCGAACTGCCTCCCAGATACGAAAGTAAGGACGTGGGAAGAACTGGACTGGAAAGTCGACGGGACAGTAAGAATGGTGGCAGGCATGCCGTGGAATCCGGTCAGGACAAGGAAAAGAACCACGGTACGGAGATCAGGAGCAAGGAAAGGACCAGCAATGGCAACGATGCATTGAGCAGACTAGAGTGCAAAGATAGGGGTGTTCTCGCGAATGAGGCTTTTTCGCGGTATGAGGGGAAAGATAGAAGTAACTATAGCACCGAGTCGCCCAAAGCACACAACAGGGACACAAAGTCAGGATCAGCAGTGGTATCTTCCATTCGGTCCGGACGGTCTTCCATGAGCTCGATGTTGGGAAACTCAAACTCTG ATCTGAAGACAGCTCCAAAGACAGGCCGGTCTTTCTCCACACCATCTCCAAAAAGCACACCTCAAAGACAGCCTCCTGATGTCCAAAAG ATGCACCCATTGCCTTGGTTGTATGATGACAGCACCATGTTGGAAATGATTGAGAGGAAACAGCGACTCTGTCGGGAGATCAGGTCTCATCAGCGGCTTCCTGATCGTAGCCCATGCAAGAAAGAAAGTCTGCCTAACGTGCCCAGCTGGCCGAAAACCAACGGGACGAAGAAGCACGGTCCGCCTCCTTACCCCGCTCAGTCCACTGTGTTCTGGGACACAGCCATTTGA